The Pempheris klunzingeri isolate RE-2024b chromosome 1, fPemKlu1.hap1, whole genome shotgun sequence genome includes a region encoding these proteins:
- the rec114 gene encoding meiotic recombination protein REC114 — MATSRAWRLKRYGRFVPGSAGTGGKPWKVFEANGDKPEIILTVVESGYLLVIQGQESLDTIPLLGGPESLRVHQRADNLLLRFTVKGESRMMRMQFDGSTRMEVVEECSSAVDKLREYVSVSTQDDALPPPNQPPTVPSAPLTQRGVGTLSLTGREQARGGEQGRGPPSTQQGRGTLSIQGLTERLLGGAAVPPPQVHSLGCLEEVAMAVVLRVCLLDPSFFVFVERTEEELRKLLQE, encoded by the exons ATGGCCACCAGTCGGGCGTGGAGGTTAAAGCGTTACGGGCGTTTCGTCCCCGGCTCAGCAGGAACAGGTGGAAAGCCCTGGAAG GTGTTTGAGGCAAATGGAGATAAACCAGAGATCATCCTCACCGTCGTGGAGTCTGGATACTTGCTGGTGATTCAAGGACAGGAGAGCTTG GATACGATCCCGCTCCTCGGTGGCCCAGAGTCTCTCAGAGTCCACCAGAGAGCCGATAACCTCCTGCTGCGGTTCACTGTGAAG GGAGAGAGCCGTATGATGAGGATGCAGTTTGATGGGAGCACCAggatggaggtggtggaggagtgTTCGAGTGCTGTGGACAAACTGAGGGAGTATGTGTCTGTCAGCACTCAGGATGACGCCCTGCCGCCCCCCAATCAGCCCCCCACCGTGCCCTCTGCCCCACTGACACAG AGGGGGGTGGGCACCCTGAGTctg actGGACGGGAACAGGCCCGGGGGGGCGAGCAAGGCCGAGGACCCCCTTCCACTCAGCAAGGCCGAGGAACCCTGTCCATCCAGGGACTCACTGAG CGGCTCCTGGGGGGTGCTGCTGTGCCCCCCCCTCAGGTGCACTCCCTGGGGTGTCTGGAGGAAGTCGCCATGGCGGTTGTACTGCGGGTTTGTCTGCTGGATCCCAGCTTCTTCGTGTTTGTGgagaggacggaggaggagctgaggaagctgcttcaggagtgA